aataatattcattGCGTAagcaaaattattttagaacatcatggccaatttgcataagaaatttacaagttttgaatttttataaaattggaccgtctttttcgattttatacATTCGGTCCGGATTTTCAGTAAACTGATCcaaatatctttatatttttttctccctctttttttttctagtctttttttttttctcttcgaagaaggcggcggaggcggaggcggaggcggaggcggaaacggccaGCCTCGCCTCTGCCCCTCACTCCCTCACCCTCGCCTCAACACCCCCTCGCCCTCCTtgcctccaaccccgccaaggccTTGCcgcgaccttttttttttttttttttttttttttttttttttttttctctctccaaccCTCCTCCATCATCTCCGCGGCCCTCTGCGACGATTGTGAGGATGGTATTACGTTCTCTTCCTTCACCTTCGCCCTTCACCTCCACTGCAGTATATTTTCTATCCGCCAAACAAACCCGCCGTCCCCACCACCGCCACCGGCTACGAAGAGGAAGTGTTTATCGGGGCCGAGAAGTATGCCGGCGAGGGAGGGGGAGAAAAATTGTTACACTCCGACGATAGCGGTGGCTGCGATAGAGAGTAAGAGAGAAatcgtgacaaaaaaaatataaacagaaaaaaaataagaataataaaaattaaaaattaaaagttaaaaatattttttttcctacaggAAAGGCCAAAAATCATAGATaaggaacaaaaaaatgaaattgtactgttaaaaaaaaagttacactattgtaaaaaattttttgccctgttttaaataaaagttgtacTTTTTGAGACAAATTACAGTTTTCGAAATAAGAGTTATACTCTTTAGAAAAAAGTTGCATTCTTTGGGTGAAGGGGCAGAGGTGAGGCGAGTCATTTCTGCCtctgcctcctcctccgcttctgccgccttcttcggagagaaaaaaaaaaaaaaacgtgagaaaaaaaagagagagaaaaacttgttaaaaatttaaatcgaatctgcaaaatcaaaaaagatgGCCCAGTTTTATAAAAGttcaaaacttgtgaattttttatacaaatttgcCAAACATCATTAATTCAGAAGAGAAGAGAATTACTTAATATATACCAATATTGCTGGAGCATTATATCAACATATTTTCATACTGGAATGAAAGATCAAagattaatttgttaataataaatatataacatatgcttaTGCAATTAATGTGGACTTATGAGATCATTTAATGGCTCCAACTTGTGTTACATTATGACCCATGCTATCCATGTGGTTGTATTTATAGGATTAGGAAATTCAATATTAGATCCATAATTTATTCACAAGTTGGAATGGTTATCTCTGGCCATTACAGCTGAGCTTCCCTTAtgcaaaaatctatatttcatgccctcaataaaaaaaatgatgtgacGACGGACAACCTAATTAAAAAATGATGGACGAAACTATCAGCCTGCGTATTATATGGGATGGAGGAGAAAATAATGGATCActtataaaaattcaaactaatAGAAATATATGTACATAACAAATGTACTtaaaggtaccgtttggttcgggtataagcaagaactagctattacagggataggtacaagtatggggataagaaaaatagcgtttggatgaaaattgggttgttcccgaggataagaaaaatattatgaagttttatatagaaaatgaaggtgttggtggggataatcgagaactactattctcgggtaaaaaattagcgtttggatataaagggagggataagggcctattcctattcctGTTCCCAAACCAAACAGTGCCAAAGAGTACATACAATTTATGAGCTTTAATTGTGACTTGACTCACTCAGTCTCACCCCACTTCAAAAAGGGCTCGGCATACTCCGGCCTCACGTCATTTTAAATGTATTTAGCCCCTTTAAGCCAACAGAATTTACgatatgagaaatataataagCAGATTTAGAGTTAAAGTACTTtctaagagaaaaatatttattgttctTGTTGACGATTAATTATAAACAAGATATTTTCGTCGATGAATATAAACCAatggtttatatatatttttaatctttaaaacGAGGAGGTTTGCTCacttattttattaactttttttttttttttttacatggaGAGAGACAGAACCATTAATCTTATATTTTCATGTCGGATCTTTCGAGATAACGTTGGTGCTAAATACAACTTAAATCCACGTACGTTTTCATATTTTTGTGTGGGACACGTTCGTTTTCATATTTTTGTGTGGGCCAACTTTTTCCATATCAAGGGAGGTTGGTGGGTAGGCAACGCCTCGAATTCGGGACGAATTTttaagaattcaaatttgaatccgactataaatccaaaatttgaatctgaattcgaatttaaattagagagattttaaaaattcatattcaaattcaacCCAAccgaaaatttaaaattcgaaccTAAAAATTTGAAcgcgaaataattatttctttttataccgtacttcaaaacatattacattaaatctaacattttaaaatacaacttcaaatataatattaaatatttatatatattatataatgtaaaattaattcgaGTTCGTGACAGGTTCAAATTCGGATCGGATACagacaaaatttatattcaaatccaaatccatcaaatttttatttgttatatttgttTCGAAACTACATTTATTTAGCATGAGATAAGTTCCCTCCTTTTGGGTTCAGATTCGAATATAATTTTAGGTATCCGTACCCATCAACATCTCTATTGCGAGATAAAACTTGTTGATGTGAAACaataaaaaccaaaagaaaaaacaagaagTTGGTAATTAATAGCCTATAAATAGGGCAAGGGCAAAGAAAAGGGAGAAGCATCAGCTGTAGAGGGAAAGAGCCAGCAATAATGGATGCAAATAAGAGATCAGGAATTGCTCTTCTTGTACTTCTTGTTGCAGTGTCCTGCCTTGCCGGTCCGTCCTCGGCTCGCACCCTCACCGGTCTTGATTTTCTCGCTCGAGGTAATCGTCGCGCAACAACGCTGGATGTATGTATCTACATAATATAACAAAAAGTATTACTGATAAGTcaactttttttgtttattaaaaaaaaagacactaTCTTGCATATATACTTAACAACATATTAGGAgaaataaacttcaaatttagtTAGTTATCACACTAGTAATGAAACTTCAGCTACGGTCCTCTTATGAGAACATGTCAAGGACTGAAAAGTCTATATATACTTCGCACATGCAATATTCATGCCTCTTGTAAGAGAGAGATGAATGCTATATATTCTATCTTGTTCTCACTAAATTATCAATATTCAATGACTAAAAAGTCTGTATATACTATGCTTGTAATTTTTATGCCTCTCATAAGAGAATAGTGGTTGGACTATTAGTAATGATATTATTTGATGTTTGCGGACTAATCAATCACGAATGTGTTGCTGCTCTTTCTGCATGAAGTGATCAAGGGAGAGAGAGTTACACTAATAACCTGCAGCGAATGCGTGTGTCCACTGCAAACAAGTTCATCTGACGAAGAGTACAAATGCTACTGCACGGATACTTACTTGATCTGCCCGATCTTTTGCAAGAACTGCAAGGGCGAGCTCGGAGAGTACATGTGCCTCGACATGGTCTCGCCCAACCAATGCCTAACATCGGTCTCCTCCTCGGAGGCAAAGCAAAAGATCAAGTTGCTGCAGGGTCGTGAATGAGTGAATAAGTGAGCAAGAGATCGAAGTGCGTGTGATGCATAGTTATATAAGTAGCAAGTTAAGGGATATCGTAACTTGCTAATGTATTTGCAGCTTAAATAAATGGATCTTGTGTGATCCATGCATGCATCTACgtacctatctatctataaaCTATGCTTCTTTATGTTCGTAATGTGAAGCAGAAGATGTACTAGAATGGCTTGTTTCGTAGTATAAAATTTGTGATCGTTATCCGTATAAATTAATATGTTCCTCTAATAAAAATGTATCTCTTCTTTAATTACTATTAATTAGTAGCTGGTACATATTCAACATGGAAAAATAGTAGGATTATGTCCATCAATAATTTGGTTACgaatctattaatttttcttaacaATACCACTTTGCAACCTTATGGGAGCAAACTTGTGTAAGCTGtttaaaaatcatgcaaataggtataacataatatataacTTTAATTAAATGATTTATGCTGCACAAAACTCGGTGTATATCATTAATTGCATCCAAAAGTCACTTATATATGCGATGGAAATAACtatatagcaaaaaaaaaaaaagaggtttatTCCACGTGTTGCAAGAAAATTTCCTCTATATATTGAACTGTCACATGCTTTGGTTgtagcaattaattaattaatggtccCATGCATAATAGAGTtatactagagagagagagagagagagagagagagagagagagagagagagagagagagagtagtctACTACTGTAGCATTATGTATATGGTTCTTTTGAATCGAtaatcggttccgttagacttgatttaaagtatttgaaatacataaaaaataaactttacgATTTNTTGTTTTTATTAATATTGGTACTTTTGAATCGAtaatcggttccgttagacttgatttaaagtatttgaaatacataaaaaataaactttacgatttttcgacatca
This genomic window from Ananas comosus cultivar F153 linkage group 3, ASM154086v1, whole genome shotgun sequence contains:
- the LOC109707163 gene encoding bromelain inhibitor-like — translated: MDANKRSGIALLVLLVAVSCLAGPSSARTLTGLDFLARVIKGERVTLITCSECVCPLQTSSSDEEYKCYCTDTYLICPIFCKNCKGELGEYMCLDMVSPNQCLTSVSSSEAKQKIKLLQGRE